From the genome of Polyangiaceae bacterium, one region includes:
- a CDS encoding OmpA family protein produces MDVHADSCIVRASMRWSLVRSKAAASCLFVVASAASALLGARTSLADETPSLALEPAPAGDRSAFVERAGVRGHLLVAARVAVDYAHAPLVLVDPEQNDDVVVANQTSFHAMASLSLRHRFVLALDVPFSYFRPGPGSTPGSGAPRTTQGAQFGDIRFGARVRLYQSQENPDEGFVIGLSSCFWLPTASDGYAGDGLFRMKGALVAEGANGRFYWGANAGIRSRPTAVLSGILPTRVGTALGLGLSGGFYADGDRAIAIGAEFLSDFTVGGDVKLLDPRATIANLLLTGHYRIAGGPFEVGGAFGPGLGQGAGSPDVRVMVFLGRAPEQMAPPPDRDEDGIPDKKDACVSIKGIEWPDPLLNGCPEAPADRDGDAIPDDYDACPMKAGEATFVPRTHGCPKIVDTDGDKVPDASDACPKEAGMGPPDGDGCPKPEPKPEPPPTATVLDKEIIISQQVLFERGTAVIQPESDAILQDVARVFKEHPEIEWVEVQGHTDDTGDDNLNRRLGRERAESVVKWLVKNGIAKERLTPKGYGADKPIDTNATDEGRAKNRRVEFHILRRKEVDKPAETPAGGAP; encoded by the coding sequence ATGGACGTGCACGCAGATTCGTGTATCGTGCGAGCGTCCATGCGCTGGTCGCTCGTTCGTTCCAAAGCTGCAGCGTCGTGCTTGTTTGTCGTGGCCAGCGCGGCAAGTGCGCTCTTGGGAGCACGGACGAGTTTGGCGGACGAAACTCCATCGCTCGCGCTGGAGCCTGCGCCGGCGGGTGATCGTTCGGCGTTCGTCGAACGAGCTGGGGTGCGAGGGCATTTGCTGGTGGCGGCTCGGGTTGCCGTCGATTATGCCCATGCGCCGCTCGTGCTGGTCGATCCCGAGCAAAACGACGATGTCGTCGTCGCGAATCAGACGAGCTTTCACGCGATGGCGTCGCTTTCTTTGCGGCACAGGTTCGTGCTCGCGCTGGACGTGCCATTTTCGTATTTTCGTCCGGGACCAGGATCGACGCCGGGAAGCGGTGCGCCTCGAACAACGCAGGGAGCGCAGTTCGGCGACATTCGATTTGGGGCTCGCGTGAGGCTGTATCAATCGCAAGAAAACCCCGATGAGGGTTTTGTCATTGGTTTGTCCTCGTGCTTTTGGCTACCGACGGCGTCCGATGGATATGCGGGAGACGGGCTTTTTCGAATGAAAGGGGCGCTCGTCGCCGAAGGGGCAAACGGGCGGTTTTATTGGGGAGCGAATGCGGGTATACGATCCCGGCCAACGGCGGTTTTATCAGGAATATTGCCAACGCGCGTGGGCACGGCATTGGGACTCGGTTTGTCCGGAGGGTTTTACGCGGACGGGGACCGAGCGATTGCCATCGGTGCCGAATTCTTGAGCGATTTCACGGTGGGTGGCGACGTGAAGTTGCTGGATCCACGGGCGACGATCGCGAATTTGCTCTTGACCGGCCATTATCGAATTGCGGGTGGACCTTTCGAGGTGGGTGGAGCATTTGGTCCGGGGCTTGGGCAAGGCGCAGGCAGCCCCGACGTGCGCGTGATGGTGTTTTTGGGTCGAGCGCCCGAACAAATGGCGCCTCCGCCCGATCGCGATGAAGACGGCATTCCGGACAAAAAGGACGCGTGCGTATCGATCAAAGGAATCGAATGGCCCGATCCGCTGCTCAATGGGTGCCCTGAAGCGCCAGCGGATCGCGACGGCGATGCGATTCCCGACGATTACGACGCGTGTCCAATGAAAGCGGGCGAAGCGACGTTCGTGCCGCGAACGCACGGTTGCCCGAAGATCGTGGATACCGACGGCGACAAGGTTCCCGATGCGAGCGATGCGTGTCCGAAAGAAGCGGGCATGGGTCCGCCGGATGGAGACGGGTGTCCGAAGCCCGAACCGAAGCCCGAACCGCCTCCAACCGCGACGGTTTTGGACAAGGAAATCATCATTTCGCAGCAAGTTCTCTTCGAGCGCGGGACCGCGGTGATTCAGCCGGAGAGCGATGCCATCTTGCAAGACGTGGCGCGGGTATTCAAAGAGCATCCGGAAATCGAATGGGTCGAGGTGCAGGGGCATACGGACGATACGGGTGACGACAACCTCAATCGACGACTCGGGCGCGAACGCGCCGAAAGCGTCGTGAAGTGGCTCGTGAAAAATGGTATTGCCAAAGAACGTTTGACGCCCAAGGGATATGGGGCCGACAAACCCATCGACACGAACGCGACAGATGAAGGGCGCGCGAAGAATCGACGTGTCGAGTTCCATATTCTGCGTCGAAAGGAAGTGGACAAACCCGCCGAAACGCCCGCCGGAGGTGCACCATGA
- a CDS encoding DUF3025 domain-containing protein, giving the protein MSTALTSSSGLRPLERGHPWDARFFERNPLHWPLRAVAQSFEGFADWPTIAEIDAALSERAGIHFQEQPPRARRRRRGRRLPLETESLYDARIQLSGWVPTRHRNWHDFLNALVWATFPRAKKAFHARQHAAVAARIEQGARVLPGARTRELDGLAILDEGGMVLLVEEPIELHITEWIEDDNREIIRAAIAERRAVALLFGHALYETLLGENASATWAMVTLLPCPAPLPDSRADQIVLADERLADRIALPDSFSDPDTFRNLPLDTRVLCV; this is encoded by the coding sequence ATGTCCACTGCGCTGACATCATCCAGTGGACTTCGTCCGCTCGAACGTGGGCACCCTTGGGATGCTCGGTTTTTTGAAAGGAACCCGCTGCATTGGCCATTGCGTGCGGTGGCTCAGTCATTCGAGGGGTTTGCGGATTGGCCCACCATTGCGGAGATTGACGCGGCGCTTTCGGAGCGGGCAGGTATTCATTTTCAGGAGCAACCGCCGCGAGCGCGAAGGCGCAGGCGAGGGCGACGATTGCCGCTGGAAACCGAATCGCTGTATGATGCGCGGATTCAACTTTCGGGCTGGGTTCCGACGCGCCATCGGAATTGGCACGACTTTTTGAATGCGCTCGTATGGGCGACGTTTCCGCGCGCCAAAAAAGCGTTTCATGCGCGGCAACATGCGGCCGTGGCGGCTCGAATCGAACAGGGGGCGCGGGTTTTACCGGGAGCTCGAACGCGGGAGCTGGACGGCCTGGCGATCCTCGACGAGGGCGGCATGGTATTGCTCGTGGAGGAACCGATCGAGCTGCACATCACGGAATGGATTGAGGACGACAATCGCGAGATTATTCGCGCCGCCATTGCAGAACGTCGTGCTGTTGCGTTGCTTTTTGGACACGCGCTCTACGAGACACTTCTCGGCGAAAATGCTTCCGCGACGTGGGCGATGGTGACGCTGCTGCCCTGCCCTGCCCCATTGCCGGATTCTCGAGCAGACCAGATTGTATTGGCGGATGAGCGCCTTGCCGATCGGATCGCGCTCCCGGACAGTTTTAGCGATCCCGATACGTTCCGCAATTTGCCGCTCGATACGCGCGTGCTCTGCGTTTGA
- a CDS encoding glutamine--tRNA ligase/YqeY domain fusion protein, which yields MRTSDDPDKPEAPQNFIEAIIADDLAQGRHKQVVTRFPPEPNGYLHIGHAKSICLNFGLAKKFGGKCHLRMDDTNPTTEDTEYVESIQNDVRWLGFDWGENMFYASDYFGRIYDFAIELIKKGKAYVDSSSEAEIREMRGTISEPGKPSPYRERSVAENLELLERMRKGEFPEGAHVVRMKGDMASPNMKMRDWPIIRIKHAHHHRTGNTWSIYPLYDFAHSLSDAIEGITHSICTLEFESNRELYDWIIDNVSAPARPRQYEFARLNITHTVMSKRKLLELVKSGGVRGWDDPRMPTLAGLRRRGVTPEAIRAFCEEIGVAKANSTVEIEKFEHFIRQDLDRRSDRVMVVLRPLKVVIENYPEGQVEELDAPYRPEADASARTRKVPFSRELYIDRDDFAENPPKDWFRLAPGREVRLRYAYIVKCTSVVRDDAGNVIELRCTYDAATREGHSQDGRKVKGTLHWVSAAHAHSVEVRLYERLFKVERPDLVEEGQDWKATLNPASLEVVTGAKAEPSLATAVGGTYVQFERTGFFFVDPVDSKPGAPIFNRTVSLKASYSVPKAAGESLVDERKATKAAELKAAPKVAAQTAEDRVSRLSAEAKELCDKLVAGGVGREDAIVLAENAALRAYYEQAIAGGGRAKTVANLLVNEVARELEAKGTLPFEPTSLGELAALVDDKTITPTIAKDVLADMFASGRSPKAIVEAKNLRQVSDESALEPIVDKVLADSPGEVKRYREGNTKLMGFFVGRVMKASGGKANAERVTEMLTRKLG from the coding sequence ATCCGCACGTCGGACGATCCCGACAAACCCGAAGCGCCCCAGAACTTCATCGAAGCCATCATCGCCGATGACCTCGCGCAGGGACGCCACAAGCAAGTCGTCACTCGATTTCCGCCCGAACCAAACGGGTATTTGCACATCGGCCACGCCAAAAGCATCTGCTTGAACTTCGGCCTCGCGAAGAAGTTCGGCGGCAAGTGTCACTTGCGTATGGACGACACGAACCCGACGACCGAAGACACCGAATACGTCGAGTCCATCCAGAACGACGTCCGGTGGCTCGGATTCGATTGGGGCGAAAATATGTTTTACGCGTCGGATTATTTCGGACGCATCTACGACTTCGCCATCGAGCTCATCAAGAAGGGCAAAGCCTACGTGGACAGCTCGAGCGAAGCAGAGATCCGCGAGATGCGCGGAACGATCAGCGAACCGGGAAAGCCGAGCCCCTACCGCGAGAGGTCTGTCGCGGAAAACCTCGAGCTTTTGGAGCGCATGCGGAAGGGCGAATTTCCCGAAGGTGCGCACGTCGTTCGCATGAAGGGCGACATGGCTTCGCCGAACATGAAGATGCGCGACTGGCCGATCATCCGCATCAAACACGCGCACCATCACCGCACGGGCAACACGTGGAGCATCTATCCGCTGTACGACTTCGCCCATAGTTTGTCCGATGCGATCGAAGGCATCACGCACTCGATCTGCACGCTCGAATTCGAAAGCAACCGCGAGCTTTACGATTGGATCATCGACAACGTCTCGGCACCGGCTCGTCCACGACAGTACGAGTTTGCCCGGCTCAACATCACGCACACGGTGATGAGCAAACGCAAGCTGCTCGAGCTCGTGAAGAGCGGCGGCGTTCGAGGCTGGGATGATCCGCGCATGCCGACGCTCGCGGGGCTGCGTCGTCGAGGTGTGACGCCGGAAGCGATCCGCGCGTTTTGCGAAGAGATCGGTGTGGCCAAGGCAAACAGCACGGTGGAGATCGAAAAGTTCGAGCACTTCATCCGGCAGGATCTCGACAGGCGATCGGATCGCGTGATGGTCGTGCTTCGCCCGTTGAAAGTGGTCATCGAGAACTATCCGGAAGGACAAGTCGAGGAGCTCGATGCGCCGTATCGACCGGAGGCGGACGCGAGCGCGCGGACGCGCAAGGTGCCGTTTTCGCGGGAGCTGTACATCGATCGGGACGACTTTGCGGAGAATCCGCCGAAGGATTGGTTCCGGCTCGCTCCGGGGCGAGAAGTGCGTTTGCGTTACGCGTACATCGTGAAGTGCACGAGCGTGGTGAGGGACGACGCGGGCAACGTGATCGAGCTGCGATGCACGTACGATGCGGCGACGCGTGAGGGGCATTCGCAGGATGGGCGGAAGGTGAAGGGCACGCTGCATTGGGTGAGCGCGGCGCACGCGCACTCGGTGGAGGTTCGTCTCTACGAACGATTGTTCAAGGTCGAACGACCGGACTTGGTGGAAGAAGGCCAGGACTGGAAAGCGACGCTGAACCCGGCGTCGCTCGAGGTGGTCACGGGTGCGAAGGCGGAGCCGAGTCTCGCGACGGCGGTGGGCGGTACGTATGTTCAGTTCGAGCGCACGGGGTTTTTCTTCGTGGATCCGGTGGATTCGAAACCTGGCGCGCCGATTTTCAATCGCACGGTGTCGCTGAAGGCGAGTTACTCGGTGCCGAAGGCAGCGGGCGAATCGTTGGTGGACGAACGAAAAGCAACAAAGGCTGCCGAGCTCAAGGCGGCCCCGAAAGTTGCAGCTCAAACGGCCGAGGATCGAGTGTCGCGGCTGAGCGCGGAAGCGAAGGAGCTTTGCGACAAGCTCGTCGCGGGTGGTGTTGGGCGTGAAGATGCGATCGTGCTCGCGGAAAACGCGGCGTTGCGAGCGTATTACGAGCAGGCGATCGCGGGTGGCGGACGAGCGAAGACGGTCGCGAATTTGCTGGTGAACGAGGTCGCGCGGGAGCTCGAGGCGAAGGGCACGCTGCCGTTTGAGCCGACGTCGCTGGGGGAATTGGCGGCGCTCGTGGATGACAAGACGATCACGCCGACGATCGCGAAGGACGTGCTCGCGGACATGTTTGCCAGTGGCCGGAGCCCGAAGGCAATCGTGGAAGCGAAGAACCTGCGGCAAGTGTCGGATGAATCGGCGCTGGAGCCGATTGTCGACAAGGTGCTTGCGGACAGTCCTGGCGAGGTGAAGCGGTATCGCGAGGGAAATACGAAGCTGATGGGCTTTTTCGTCGGGCGCGTGATGAAAGCGTCCGGGGGGAAAGCGAATGCGGAACGCGTGACGGAGATGCTGACGCGGAAGCTCGGGTGA
- a CDS encoding alpha/beta fold hydrolase, translating into MPFAPAPALPSFLTTELPERRRAYRLERGRDAGKVVHFIDHGPERSRPVLLIHGNPTWSFLWRKVIVRLPEMRCVAPDLLGFGLSDRLARLEDHSVERHAEAIVELVETLDLRGMVLVLQDWGGPIGALVGSMVPDRVAAVVLSNTAVVLPSNPRGTAFHRFARMPVVSDLVFRGLGFPQNVLASVQGDRKSIKGTVAKAYTYPLRSLSDRIGPLALARMVPDSPDHPSMPALRRGEAFMLGFTGPMALVWGVRDPILGKALARHERAFPRAYVAATQAGHFTQEEVPEDIAHAIEDVCARVSSAPPKP; encoded by the coding sequence ATGCCGTTCGCTCCTGCCCCTGCCCTGCCGAGCTTCTTGACGACCGAACTGCCCGAGCGGCGGCGAGCCTACCGGCTCGAACGCGGCCGAGACGCAGGAAAAGTCGTGCACTTCATCGATCACGGCCCGGAACGCTCGCGGCCCGTGCTGCTCATTCACGGCAATCCGACCTGGTCGTTTCTTTGGCGCAAGGTGATCGTTCGGCTGCCGGAAATGCGCTGCGTCGCCCCGGATTTGCTCGGTTTTGGCTTGTCCGATCGTCTTGCGCGCTTGGAGGATCATTCCGTCGAGCGTCACGCGGAAGCGATTGTGGAGCTCGTCGAAACGCTCGATCTGCGCGGCATGGTGCTCGTTCTGCAAGACTGGGGAGGTCCGATCGGGGCGCTCGTGGGGTCGATGGTGCCCGATCGCGTCGCCGCGGTCGTCTTGAGCAACACGGCGGTCGTTCTTCCATCGAATCCTCGAGGTACAGCGTTTCATCGCTTTGCGCGCATGCCCGTCGTGAGCGACCTCGTGTTCCGCGGTTTGGGTTTTCCCCAGAACGTCCTTGCTTCCGTGCAGGGCGATCGCAAGTCGATCAAGGGCACCGTGGCGAAGGCGTACACGTACCCGCTGCGGAGTTTGTCCGACCGCATCGGACCACTGGCGCTTGCTCGCATGGTTCCAGATTCACCGGATCATCCGAGCATGCCGGCGTTGCGTCGCGGCGAAGCGTTCATGCTCGGCTTCACGGGCCCGATGGCGCTCGTCTGGGGCGTGCGCGATCCCATCTTGGGCAAGGCTCTTGCACGGCACGAAAGGGCGTTTCCTCGAGCGTATGTGGCCGCTACGCAAGCGGGACACTTCACGCAGGAAGAGGTGCCCGAGGACATTGCGCACGCGATCGAAGATGTGTGCGCGCGTGTGTCGTCAGCACCGCCCAAACCTTAA
- a CDS encoding N-acetylmuramoyl-L-alanine amidase, whose product MLKETLLARRSLLLGLTGMGFTTAAFFLERNTRPRVNVWPEALGRIHGISPVIPADFGIRRVFVDPGHGAPNNPGNESCECRDEQDFTLEVAKNVAEFLRRTGRFDVKLSRDGDERVAYPARVEAATAWGADVFLSIHSDIRGQTGETQIVAPAKVCRVNLSAPGFSVLFSEDGDAPLVAARRKLARRTARRMHEAGFGAYAGAEYGSLYENDSEEPGVFMDRHAFDKRIFVLWKPPMPSVIVETHHALDPREVRLWADKSTHDAFAAALATAFADALATAPKAP is encoded by the coding sequence GTGCTCAAAGAAACGCTTCTTGCCCGCAGGAGTTTGTTGCTTGGTTTGACCGGCATGGGCTTCACGACGGCAGCGTTTTTCCTGGAACGAAACACGCGCCCTCGCGTGAACGTTTGGCCCGAAGCGCTCGGGCGGATTCATGGGATCTCGCCCGTCATTCCTGCTGATTTTGGAATTCGGCGCGTCTTCGTCGATCCTGGTCACGGCGCGCCGAACAATCCCGGGAACGAGTCGTGCGAGTGCCGCGACGAACAGGACTTCACGCTGGAAGTTGCGAAAAACGTAGCGGAGTTCTTGCGACGAACGGGACGCTTCGACGTCAAACTTTCCCGCGATGGCGACGAGCGTGTCGCATATCCGGCGCGCGTCGAAGCCGCGACGGCGTGGGGGGCGGACGTTTTCCTGAGCATCCATTCGGACATCCGAGGACAAACAGGCGAGACGCAAATCGTTGCACCCGCAAAGGTTTGTCGCGTAAACCTATCGGCGCCCGGCTTTTCGGTGCTCTTTTCCGAAGACGGCGACGCGCCGCTCGTTGCTGCGCGCAGGAAACTCGCGCGTCGGACGGCGAGGCGCATGCATGAAGCCGGGTTTGGCGCGTATGCGGGGGCCGAGTACGGATCGCTGTATGAAAACGATTCGGAGGAGCCTGGCGTGTTCATGGATCGGCATGCGTTCGACAAGCGGATTTTCGTTTTGTGGAAGCCGCCGATGCCTTCGGTCATCGTTGAGACGCACCATGCGCTCGATCCGCGAGAGGTTCGGCTTTGGGCCGACAAGTCGACGCACGACGCGTTTGCCGCGGCGCTCGCAACAGCCTTCGCCGATGCTCTTGCCACCGCGCCCAAAGCCCCTTAA
- a CDS encoding glutathione peroxidase produces MSLYDFTMKDIWGADKSLADYRGKVVLVVNVASQCGFTPQYEGLEKLYEKYSDKGLVVAGFPANDYGAQEPGTDSEIATFCTSKYGVKFPMFSKITVKGSGKHALYAFLTQAEPAGEVKWNFEKFLVGKDGQVITRFPSSVAPEDEKLVQAIERALGS; encoded by the coding sequence ATGAGTCTCTACGATTTCACGATGAAGGACATTTGGGGTGCCGACAAATCGCTCGCCGACTATCGCGGCAAAGTGGTGCTCGTCGTGAACGTGGCATCGCAATGTGGGTTTACGCCGCAATACGAGGGGCTCGAAAAGCTCTACGAAAAGTATTCGGACAAGGGCCTTGTCGTCGCCGGATTTCCTGCAAACGATTACGGCGCGCAGGAGCCCGGAACGGATTCGGAAATCGCCACGTTTTGCACGTCCAAGTATGGCGTGAAGTTTCCGATGTTTTCAAAAATCACCGTCAAAGGAAGCGGGAAACATGCCCTGTACGCGTTTTTGACGCAGGCCGAGCCGGCGGGCGAAGTGAAATGGAACTTCGAGAAGTTTTTGGTGGGGAAAGATGGCCAAGTGATCACGCGTTTCCCGTCGTCTGTCGCGCCGGAAGACGAAAAACTCGTGCAGGCCATCGAACGCGCGCTCGGAAGCTGA
- a CDS encoding DUF4215 domain-containing protein — MRRRSMNRANASWLGIAVLTLMSTTGCEVISKVDRSDLDQGTGGASPTTSSSSSSSSSGSMAECTEATVDADCPAPENECLVRTCEAGKCGTAPAAQGTPVSTDVPGDCQVTYCDGEGAPTTQNDDMDMPNDGLECTTDACDNGTPTHTPVAEGTGCGAGGTLFCDAAGACVGCLIDADCGQPADDCSAPVCTAGSCETSFTQIGTPTTNQTAGDCQEEQCDGLGGTKVVTQSSDINDDNNACTADSCSGSTPAHANLPSGTTCTDGGLGKTCNGAGACVECLTAADCTSKVCVAQACAAPACDDGVQNDVETDVDCGGGTCSACANGQNCTQNDDCTSTVCATGVCAASLCADNRVTGNEGCDDGNTTPGDGCSATCAVETGYECVGEPSVCTVSCGDSGLDPNETCDDGNTTPGDGCSATCAIEPGYSCSGTPSVCVISCGEGTITGSEACDDGNLVNGDGCSDTCSIEPGWDCTGAPSMCGPVCGDTVIVGGETCDDGNANSGDCCSSACQLEAGCEVEPNDTDATANAYADVFLNDKVKALIEPSFDIDYFSFVVPAGQNGEIAIESMDGPLGSTCANLEVDTNVTVYDSSLNVLGVNDDISGSDYCSILTVPALTPGTYYIEVTSSPFVPDATFDYTMQAVLTLGTCSSGTIEAGETCDDGNLDNGDGCSSSCAIEPGYQCTGVPSMCTDDDECMLGTHDCVAGATCVNTPGSYICQCPSPLGGDGRSSGMGCASGIYYAFDGSGATVPNLAVTPPLNAPNATIVGGQTQGGVGKCSTALNGVGGTSDTNYVDTNWPTYLNGSWTVSFWTANMVPPAGVNPDYIFGDFTAGTFRCFTGGIAGNNNILLRGAGMTDVLLTAAANVAPTMSTFVYDATLNNIKGYINGVLAQTVAQAGPLSFTTSTGTLKVGAYTSTVPAFTNGAQMDEFRIYFRALDATEVADLWNNPACTP, encoded by the coding sequence ATGAGAAGACGATCGATGAACAGAGCAAACGCGTCGTGGCTGGGGATTGCGGTCCTGACGCTGATGTCAACGACCGGATGCGAGGTCATCTCGAAGGTCGATCGAAGCGATCTCGATCAAGGAACAGGCGGCGCATCGCCGACGACATCTTCCTCGTCTTCGTCGAGCTCGAGCGGTTCGATGGCCGAATGCACGGAAGCGACCGTCGACGCGGATTGTCCCGCGCCGGAGAACGAGTGCCTCGTGCGCACGTGCGAGGCGGGAAAATGCGGCACGGCGCCGGCCGCGCAAGGAACGCCCGTTTCCACCGACGTGCCTGGCGATTGCCAAGTCACGTACTGCGATGGAGAGGGCGCTCCCACGACGCAAAACGACGACATGGACATGCCCAATGACGGGCTCGAATGCACCACCGACGCCTGCGACAACGGCACGCCGACGCACACGCCAGTGGCCGAAGGGACGGGCTGTGGAGCAGGCGGTACGCTCTTCTGTGACGCCGCCGGTGCATGTGTCGGCTGCTTGATCGACGCCGACTGTGGACAGCCTGCCGACGACTGTTCAGCGCCCGTTTGCACCGCCGGAAGCTGCGAGACGAGCTTCACGCAGATCGGTACGCCCACGACGAACCAAACGGCGGGCGATTGTCAAGAAGAACAATGCGATGGTCTCGGCGGCACCAAGGTCGTCACGCAATCGTCCGACATCAACGACGACAACAACGCGTGCACGGCGGATTCCTGTAGCGGCTCGACGCCCGCGCACGCGAACCTGCCTTCCGGCACGACTTGCACCGACGGAGGCCTCGGGAAGACGTGCAACGGCGCGGGTGCGTGTGTCGAGTGTTTGACCGCGGCAGACTGCACGAGCAAGGTTTGCGTTGCGCAGGCGTGCGCAGCGCCCGCGTGCGACGACGGAGTGCAGAACGACGTCGAGACGGACGTCGACTGCGGTGGTGGAACCTGTTCAGCTTGCGCCAATGGACAGAATTGCACGCAGAACGACGATTGCACGAGCACCGTGTGCGCGACGGGCGTGTGCGCCGCTTCGCTGTGTGCCGATAATCGCGTCACGGGCAACGAAGGTTGCGACGATGGCAATACGACACCGGGCGATGGCTGCTCCGCCACGTGCGCCGTCGAAACCGGCTACGAATGCGTGGGCGAACCCAGCGTCTGCACCGTGAGCTGCGGCGACAGCGGTCTCGACCCCAACGAAACGTGCGACGACGGCAATACGACGCCTGGCGACGGATGTTCTGCCACGTGCGCCATCGAGCCTGGTTATTCGTGCTCCGGTACGCCGAGCGTTTGCGTCATTTCGTGCGGCGAGGGTACCATTACCGGTTCCGAAGCATGCGACGACGGCAACCTCGTCAATGGCGACGGCTGTTCGGATACGTGCAGCATCGAGCCGGGGTGGGACTGCACCGGCGCACCCAGCATGTGCGGGCCCGTCTGCGGCGATACCGTCATCGTTGGCGGTGAAACGTGCGACGACGGCAATGCGAACAGCGGCGATTGCTGTAGCTCCGCGTGCCAGCTCGAAGCAGGCTGCGAAGTCGAGCCCAATGACACGGACGCGACGGCCAATGCGTATGCAGACGTGTTCCTCAATGACAAGGTCAAGGCGCTCATCGAGCCTTCTTTCGATATCGACTACTTCTCGTTCGTCGTGCCCGCGGGCCAGAACGGCGAGATCGCCATCGAATCGATGGATGGGCCGCTTGGAAGCACCTGTGCAAATCTCGAAGTCGATACCAATGTCACCGTGTACGATTCGAGCCTCAACGTCCTCGGGGTAAACGACGACATCAGCGGCTCGGATTACTGCTCGATACTCACCGTCCCGGCCCTCACGCCAGGCACCTACTACATCGAAGTGACGTCGTCGCCGTTCGTTCCGGATGCGACCTTCGATTACACGATGCAAGCCGTGTTGACGCTCGGCACGTGCAGCAGCGGCACCATTGAAGCAGGCGAAACCTGCGACGACGGCAATCTCGACAATGGCGACGGGTGCTCGTCGTCGTGTGCGATTGAGCCCGGCTACCAATGCACGGGCGTGCCCAGCATGTGCACCGACGACGACGAATGCATGCTCGGCACGCATGACTGCGTCGCAGGCGCGACGTGCGTCAATACGCCTGGTTCATACATTTGCCAATGTCCGTCGCCTCTGGGCGGTGATGGCAGGTCGAGCGGCATGGGCTGCGCCAGCGGCATCTACTATGCATTCGACGGCTCGGGAGCAACCGTACCAAACCTCGCCGTCACCCCGCCGCTCAATGCGCCGAATGCGACCATCGTGGGTGGACAAACCCAGGGGGGCGTGGGCAAGTGCAGCACGGCTCTCAATGGTGTCGGCGGCACGAGCGACACGAACTATGTCGATACGAACTGGCCCACGTATTTGAACGGCTCCTGGACCGTTTCGTTCTGGACCGCGAACATGGTGCCGCCTGCTGGCGTCAATCCGGATTACATCTTCGGCGATTTCACCGCCGGAACGTTCCGCTGCTTTACCGGAGGCATCGCAGGAAACAACAACATCCTCTTGCGTGGAGCGGGCATGACGGACGTCCTGCTCACGGCTGCCGCCAACGTTGCCCCGACGATGTCGACGTTCGTGTACGACGCAACGCTCAACAACATCAAGGGCTACATCAACGGCGTGCTTGCGCAGACTGTGGCTCAAGCCGGCCCGCTGTCATTCACCACCAGCACCGGAACGCTCAAGGTTGGCGCCTATACAAGCACCGTCCCTGCGTTCACCAATGGTGCGCAAATGGACGAATTCCGCATCTACTTCCGCGCGCTCGACGCGACCGAAGTTGCGGATCTCTGGAACAACCCCGCCTGCACACCCTGA